The Daucus carota subsp. sativus chromosome 9, DH1 v3.0, whole genome shotgun sequence genome window below encodes:
- the LOC108225930 gene encoding uncharacterized protein LOC108225930 codes for MKLVKNLEVTVPFTDLISQVPSYAKFLKDILTKKRSFGEVQTVAFTEECSAVLQNKSPPKLKDPGNFVVLDMEDDSQIPIILGRPFLCTGDNKSTFTLTSALKSPMLKNTCCMIDVIDAIVQDELPQVLLDDPLEAVLMLEASEGEGHVEIDSLVLQLDGKANSRDFELLVVLRMHRKAIGYSIDDLKGIRPDFCMHRINLDEDHKPCIQGQRLLIPNMQEVVKKRVIKPLDVAIIYPISDSKRVDRAKIEVIEKLPPLVNVKGVRSFLGHAGIKHALISVPIIQPPDWNLPFEIMCDASDYAIGAVLGQRKDTVLHAIYYASKTLDGAQEFDLEIIDKKGDENLVADHLSRLRFKSDVAPDIPIDDSFPDDHLFAIAANTPWYADFVNFCVSGSHPPDLTYQQRKRFFHDAKQYFWDDPFLYRKCADGVFRKCVPEGEVNDII; via the exons ATGAAACTTGTAAAAAATCTTGAGGTAACAGTTCCTTTCACTGATTTAATTTCTCAAGTTCCATCATACGCAAAGTTTCTAAAGGATATTCTTACAAAGAAACGATCTTTTGGTGAGGTGCAGACAGTTGCTTTTACTGAAGAGTGTAGTGCTGTTTTACAAAATAAGTCTCCACCTAAACTTAAAGATCCTGGAA ACTTTGTGGTTTTGGACATGGAAGATGATAGTCAAATTCCCATTATTTTGGGTAGGCCATTTCTCTGTACAG GGGATAATAAAAGTACTTTTACACTAACATCTGCTCTTAAGTCCCCTATGCTTAAGAATACTTGTTGCATGATTGATGTTATTGATGCAATCGTCCAAGATGAACTACCACAGGTTCTACTAGATGATCCATTGGAAGCAGTTCTTATGCTTGAAGCTTCCGAAGGAGAAGGACATGTTGAAATTGATTCACTGGTTCTTCAGCTTGATGGTAAGGCAAATTCGAGGGACTTTGAG CTTCTTGTTGTGTTGCGTATGCATAGGAAAGCTATTGGGTATAGTATTGATGATCTTAAGGGAATTAGACCAGATTTTTGCATGCATAGAATTAATCTTGATGAGGATCATAAGCCTTGCATACAGGGACAACGTCTCTTGATCCCGAACATGCAAGAGGTAGTTAAAAAGAGGGTGATAAAACCACTTGATGTGGCCATCATCTACCCAATTTCTGATTCTAAACGG GTTGATAGAGCAAAAATTGAAGTGATCGAGAAACTTCCTCCTCTTGTTAATGTTAAGGGAGTTAGGAGTTTCTTGGGTCATGCGGG GATTAAGCATGCTTTGATAAGTGTACCAATCATACAACCTCCAGATTGGAATCTTCCATTTGAAATCATGTGTGATGCAAGTGATTATGCTATTGGAGCTGTTCTTGGTCAACGGAAAGATACGGTTTTGCACGCAATTTACTATGCAAGTAAAACCTTGGATGGAGCTCAG GAATTTGACTTGGAAATCATTGATAAGAAGGGTGATGAGAATTTGGTTGCAGACCATCTTTCACGATTGCGGTTCAAATCTGATGTTGCTCCTGACATTCCTATTGATGATTCCTTCCCTGATGACCACTTATTTGCTATTGCCGCAAACACCCCATGGTATGCAGACTTTGTAAATTTTTGTGTGAGTGGCTCCCATCCTCCAGATTTGACTTATCAACAACGAAAGAGGTTTTTTCATGATGCTAAACAATACTTTTGGGATGACCCTTTCTTGTATCGGAAGTGTGCGGATGGAGTCTTTCGTAAATGTGTCCCCGAGGGTGAAGTAAACGACATTATCTGA